DNA from Helicobacter pylori:
GTAACGCTAAAATGACTTCTTTTTCTAAAAAAGGCTCATCGCCCTGCAAATTTAAAACCCTTTCATCATTTTTTAACCCTAAAATTTGCGCCGCTTCCAAACAGCGTTCCGTGCCGCTATTGTAGTGTTTGGAGGTTAGCACCGCTTTAATGCGGAATTTTTGGCACGCTTTCATGATGCTTTCATCATCGCAAGCGACTACGCATTCATCTACTAGATTCGCATTTTTAGCGCAACGGACTACCATAGGCAAGCCAAAAATGTCTTCTAGCACTTTATTCTCAAAACGACTGGATTTTAATCTAGCAGGAATGATGATCATCTTTAAACCTTTTTAAGCCTTATGAAAATAGGGGATTTTTATGGTATTATACCCATTTGAAACGCTTATTCCTTTTATTGTAAGGATTTAGGCTATTGAACTTTAGGAGTTTTAATGATATTAAGAGCGAGCGTGTTGAGCGCGTTACTTCTTGTAGGCTTAGGGGCAGCCCCTAAACATTCAGTTTCAGCTAATGACAAACGGATGCAGGACAATTTGATTAAAGTGATTGAAAAACAAACCAATAAAAAGGTGCGTATTTTAGAGACTAAACCCTTGAAATCCAATCAGGATTTAAAAATCGTGGTGGTAGAAGATCCGGACACTAAATACCAAATCCCGCTTGTGGTGAGTAAGGATGGTAATTTAGTGATAGGGCTTGGCGGTATCTTTTTTAGCAATAATAGCGAAGACGTGAAGTTGCTCATAGAGACCAATCAAAAAATCCAAGCCCTTAACGCTACGCAACAAAATAGCGCGAAGTTGAACGCTCTTTTTGATGAAGTGCCGGCTGATTATGTGATAGAGTTGCCCTCTACTAACGCTGAAAATAAGGATAAAATCCTTTATATTGTTTCTGATCCCATGTGCCCGCATTGCCAAAAAGAGCTCACTAAACTCAGGGATCACTTGAAAGAAAACACCGTGAGAATGGTTGTAGTAGGGTGGCTTGGGGTCAATTCGGCTAAAAAGGCGGCTTTGATCCAAGAAGAAATGGCGAAGGCTAGGGCTAGGGGAGCGAGCGTGGAAGATAAAATCTCTATTCTTGAAAAGATTTATTCCACCCAATACGATATTAACGCCCAAAAAGAGCCTGAAGATTTACGCACTAAAGTGGAAAATACCACTAAAAAGATTTTTGAATCTGGCGTGATTAAGGGCGTGCCTTTCTTATACCATTATAAGGCATAATATAAGGCTACTCTCATGAAAAAACCCTACAGAAAGATTTCTGATTATGCGATCGTGGGTGGTTTGAGCGCGTTGGTGATGGTGAGCATTGTGGGGTGTAAGAGCAATGCTGATGACAAACAAAAAGAGCAAAGCTCTTTAAGTCAAAGCGTTCAAAAAGGCGCGTTTGTGATTTTAGAAGAGCAAAAGGATAAATCTTACAAGGTTGTTGAAGAATACCCCAGCTCAAGAACCCACATTATAGTGCGCGATTTGCAAGGCAATGAACGAGTGCTTAGTAATGAAGAGATTCAAAAGCTCATCAAAGAAGAAGAGGCCAAAATTGACAACGGCACGAGCAAGCTTATCCAGCCTAATAATGGAGGTGGGGGGAGTGAAAGCTCAGGCTTTGGCTTGGGGAGCGCGATTTTAGGGAGCGCGGCGGGGGCGATTTTAGGGAGTTATATTGGCAACAAGCTTTTCAATAACCCTAATTACCAGCAAAACGCCCAACGGACTTATAAATCCCCACAAGCTTACCAACGCTCTCAAAATTCCTTTTCTAAAAGCGCGCCTAGCGCTTCAAGCATGGGTGGGGCGAGTAAGGGACAGAGCGGGTTTTTTGGCTCTAGTAGGCCTACTAGCTCGCCGGCGGTAAGCTCTGGGACAAGGGGCTTTAACGCATAAAATCTATTTAATTTAAGGCTAAAAAATGCAAGTGATTCCTTTAA
Protein-coding regions in this window:
- a CDS encoding DsbA family protein, with amino-acid sequence MILRASVLSALLLVGLGAAPKHSVSANDKRMQDNLIKVIEKQTNKKVRILETKPLKSNQDLKIVVVEDPDTKYQIPLVVSKDGNLVIGLGGIFFSNNSEDVKLLIETNQKIQALNATQQNSAKLNALFDEVPADYVIELPSTNAENKDKILYIVSDPMCPHCQKELTKLRDHLKENTVRMVVVGWLGVNSAKKAALIQEEMAKARARGASVEDKISILEKIYSTQYDINAQKEPEDLRTKVENTTKKIFESGVIKGVPFLYHYKA
- a CDS encoding UPF0323 family lipoprotein — protein: MKKPYRKISDYAIVGGLSALVMVSIVGCKSNADDKQKEQSSLSQSVQKGAFVILEEQKDKSYKVVEEYPSSRTHIIVRDLQGNERVLSNEEIQKLIKEEEAKIDNGTSKLIQPNNGGGGSESSGFGLGSAILGSAAGAILGSYIGNKLFNNPNYQQNAQRTYKSPQAYQRSQNSFSKSAPSASSMGGASKGQSGFFGSSRPTSSPAVSSGTRGFNA